In Mesorhizobium sp. M9A.F.Ca.ET.002.03.1.2, the DNA window ACGCACACGACATCCGCCGAGGAGAACATCAGGTTGACGATCGTCCCGAGGACGAGGAATTGCAGCCAGACGGGAAACGCCGCCGACGCGTCGATGAATTGCGGCAGGAACGCCATGAAGAAGATCGCCGTCTTGGGATTGAGCACCTCGACGGTGATGCTCTCGAAAAAGGCGCGGCGGGCAGATTTCGGGACAGTACCCGAGGCGACGGAGCCTGAGATGACGGCATCGTCTTGCGCCCTGGCGCGAAACAGCGAGATGCCCAGCCAGATCAGATAGAGCGCGCCGGCCAGCTTGACCGCGACGTAGAGCGTCGGCACGGCGTGGAAAAGCACGGACAACCCGGCAGCGGCGGCGACGACATGCACGTAGCCGCCAAGATGAATACCCAAGGCAGCTGTCAGGCCGGACCAGCGGCCGCGCGCCATGGTTTGCGCAGCAGCGTAAAGCATGGCCGGGCCGGGAATGTAGGCGAAGATCGCCGTGGTGGCGAAAAAGGCGATAAGCAGTTCGGTCGACGGCATTGCCTTTGCTCCTGTCGCGCTTCGCCGGTGGATCGCCGACTGAAGCGAGAGCTTTGCGGCGGCACTGTGGCGCTCCAGCACCGGTCTTGTGACGATGGGGATGGTCGCGAAGTAGGCCCGGCTCCCGAACTCACGCGAGATCGGACAAAAACTCTCTCAGGCGCCGCGCCGTTTCTACCGGAAAT includes these proteins:
- a CDS encoding LysE family translocator, whose protein sequence is MPSTELLIAFFATTAIFAYIPGPAMLYAAAQTMARGRWSGLTAALGIHLGGYVHVVAAAAGLSVLFHAVPTLYVAVKLAGALYLIWLGISLFRARAQDDAVISGSVASGTVPKSARRAFFESITVEVLNPKTAIFFMAFLPQFIDASAAFPVWLQFLVLGTIVNLMFSSADVVCVVLAGALITRLRRSSHAQHLMRRAGGVVLVGLGVHVALQKS